AGACAATGTGACGATAACTGTGGAACTGATAACGCCGATAGCCATGGAGAAGGAATTAAGGTTTGCAATAAGGGAAGGCGGAAGGACCGTAGGCGCAGGCGTTGTGAGCGAGGTTATTGAATAAAGGATGAAGGTTGAAGGATGAATGAGAAGATAAGGATAAATCTGAGGGCGTATGATCAAAGACTGCTGGACCAGTCTGTGCGGGAGATTGTTGACACCGCTAAACGGACAGGCGCAAAGATTTGCGGTCCTGTTCCTTTGCCGACAAAGATTCATAAAATTACTGTCCTCAGGTCTCCTCATGTGGATAAAAAATCAAGAGAGCAGTTTGAAATAAGGACGCATAAGAGGCTTATAGACATCTTAGATCCGACGGCCCAGACAGTAGATGCCCTTATGAAACTGGACCTTGCCGCCGGCGTTGATGTGGAGATAAAGCTATGAAAGGCATCCTCGGCAAAAAAATAGGCATGACGCAGATTTTTGCTGAAAACGGCTGCATTATCCCTGTCACAGTCATTGAGGCTGGTCCATGCAGGGTAGTGCAGGTCAAAGAGTCGGGGGAAAAAGACGGCTATACGGCGCTTCAGCTTGGTTTTGAAGAAATCAAAAAGGAAAAAAATGTATCTAAGGCAAAAGTTGGACATTTCAAGAAGGCGTCTCTTGCACCATGCCGTTTTCTTAAAGAGATAAGGGAAATGCAGGAACTTCAGACTGTTGATACGGTTACTGTGGAGATGTTCAACAAAGGCGACAGCATTTCAGTCACCGGCAGGTCCAAGGGCAAGGGTTTTCAGGGTGTCATGAAAAGGCACCATTATCACGGCGGACCCGGGTCCCATGGTTCAATGTTTAACAGGGCGCCCGGCTCTATAGGCAGCAGCGCATATCCCTCAAGGGTCTGGAA
The nucleotide sequence above comes from Nitrospirota bacterium. Encoded proteins:
- the tuf gene encoding elongation factor Tu (EF-Tu; promotes GTP-dependent binding of aminoacyl-tRNA to the A-site of ribosomes during protein biosynthesis; when the tRNA anticodon matches the mRNA codon, GTP hydrolysis results; the inactive EF-Tu-GDP leaves the ribosome and release of GDP is promoted by elongation factor Ts; many prokaryotes have two copies of the gene encoding EF-Tu), coding for DNVTITVELITPIAMEKELRFAIREGGRTVGAGVVSEVIE
- the rpsJ gene encoding 30S ribosomal protein S10, yielding MNEKIRINLRAYDQRLLDQSVREIVDTAKRTGAKICGPVPLPTKIHKITVLRSPHVDKKSREQFEIRTHKRLIDILDPTAQTVDALMKLDLAAGVDVEIKL
- the rplC gene encoding 50S ribosomal protein L3, with the translated sequence MKGILGKKIGMTQIFAENGCIIPVTVIEAGPCRVVQVKESGEKDGYTALQLGFEEIKKEKNVSKAKVGHFKKASLAPCRFLKEIREMQELQTVDTVTVEMFNKGDSISVTGRSKGKGFQGVMKRHHYHGGPGSHGSMFNRAPGSIGSSAYPSRVWKNKGLPGHMGDRRVTTRNIEVVDVKKEQNLLLVKGSVPGSNGGYLIIRKND